The following coding sequences are from one Scylla paramamosain isolate STU-SP2022 chromosome 21, ASM3559412v1, whole genome shotgun sequence window:
- the LOC135111326 gene encoding uncharacterized protein LOC135111326: protein MKLSHNTASLALWKVWKRFRPCQSWPILPIPFLALVFWIGLSIHGMLSTNTRLPMYYRAPPLARFGVDFRTSVGPSRVIPRALFHLRANVDNSTWEKLGDVVGRVYNLPPLYGIEKRPHLVSKCGKYPALVDLSFSNVYWQVFHSSDGTFYLYSAFFDNRTLTRPGPSVRILGMADRIKPAVRTHCQLWYEGQGTPVVAKVVEYRHLVIGASDNKRKGTLQSYLLQCVIPESHRQRVPQSVSLVEGRCDRSTNNLRVVHNPLPEGEKSNFAVCVKGMDFDEDISLRMVEWFELLFLLGADKVFVYDLGIHPNISKILKHYESKGKVDVRSLTLPGEQPTARGLVRRYLQAKIFSKRRNELIPYNDCLYRNMNLYKFIVLIDIDEVIMPRAVPSWKELLEQVAPQVMSGEGHPYASYYARNVYFLDSMQDKHGLAMDIPRFMHMLQHLYRAANYTPPERFIKAFHDPQLVLTLHNHFAFSCLTHKCPPFRIPTEVAHLQHYRVQCVSKIKDLCPYYRNHTVLDGDILRFKDPLLRGTLRTLRHLGFLQKK from the exons ATGAAGCTCTCCCACAACACGGCGTCACTTGCCCTATGGAAGGTGTGGAAGAGGTTTCGTCCTTGCCAATCATGGCCAATACTTCCCATCCCATTCTTGGCGCTTGTGTTTTGGATCGGCCTCAG CATACATGGGATGTTAAGCACAAACACTCGGCTACCAATGTACTACCGTGCTCCGCCACTCGCCAGATTCGGCGTAGACTTCAG AACCTCCGTCGGACCGTCGCGGGTAATCCCAAGGGCGCTGTTTCACCTGAGAGCCAACGTGGACAACAGCACGTGGGAGAAGCTGGGTGACGTGGTGGGTCGAGTGTACAACCTCCCGCCACTCTACGGCATTGAGAAACGTCCGCATCTGGTCAGTAAATGCGGCAAATATCCTGCCCTCGTCGACTTGTCCTTCAGTAACGTCTATTGGCAAGTCTTTCATTCTAGTGATGGAACGTTTTACTTGTACAGCGCATTCTTCGATAACCGCACCCTCACTCGGCCAGGACCGTCTGTACGCATCCTTGGCATGGCGGATCGAATCAAACCTGCCGTCAGGACTCACTGCCAGCTGTGGTACGAGGGCCAGGGTACCCCCGTAGTGGCCAAGGTGGTCGAGTATCGGCATCTTGTGATCGGTGCCAGTGACAACAAAAGGAAAGGCACCCTGCAGTCATACTTGCTGCAGTGCGTCATTCCTGAATCACACAGGCAACGAGTCCCGCAGTCAGTTTCACTGGTGGAAGGACGCTGCGACCGGTCCACCAACAACCTGCGAGTGGTTCACAATCCTCtacctgaaggagagaaaagtaactTTGCTGTTTGTGTGAAGGGCATGGATTTTGACGAGGATATAAGTTTGAGAATGGTGGAGTGGTTTGAACTACTTTTCTTGTTAGGAGCTGACAAAGTGTTCGTGTATGATTTGGGAATACACCCTAACATCTCTAAGATACTAAAACATTATGAGTCCAAGGGCAAAGTTGATGTGAGGAGTCTGACGCTTCCAGGTGAACAACCCACCGCACGCGGGCTTGTCAGGCGGTATCTTCAAGCCAAGATTTTCAGCAAGCGGCGAAATGAATTAATCCCCTATAATGACTGTTTATATAGAAATATGAACCTTTACAAGTTTATTGTACTGATCGATATTGACGAAGTCATCATGCCTAGAGCAGTCCCAAGCTGGAAGGAGCTGCTGGAACAAGTGGCGCCTCAGGTCATGTCGGGAGAGGGTCATCCATACGCCTCTTACTACGCACGCAACGTGTATTTCTTAGATTCAATGCAGGACAAGCACGGGTTGGCGATGGACATACCTCGTTTCATGCACATGTTGCAACACCTGTATCGCGCTGCCAACTACACACCACCCGAACGTTTCATCAAAGCTTTCCATGACCCTCAGCTGGTGCTCACACTGCACAACCACTTTGCTTTTTCCTGCTTGACACACAAGTGCCCCCCCTTCCGCATCCCAACAGAGGTTGCGCACCTTCAACATTACCGTGTGCAGTGCGTGTCAAAGATTAAGGATTTGTGTCCCTACTACAGGAACCACACCGTCCTGGACGGTGATATCCTCAGGTTTAAGGACCCTCTGCTGCGCGGCACCCTCCGCACTCTGCGTCACCTCGGGTTCCTGCAGAAAAAATAG